Proteins co-encoded in one Ruegeria sp. YS9 genomic window:
- the cobT gene encoding cobaltochelatase subunit CobT, with amino-acid sequence MAQKNDNPADPFKKALAEATKVMADDPELSVTYTVDPSGMSGESMRLPQVSRRMTREEVLLARGTADALALQRKYHDDATHARYAPPGDMARDLYEAMETARCEAMGARDMPGTASNIDVKIGHEAIRRGYDQCKQPADAPLSIAAGYLIRHLATGRDLPSAADNIMNLWRGFIEEQAGGTLENLDEILSDQAEFAKFARQVIKDLGYGDQLGEDPDELDDEQEDQAEEDAEEQPDPDSTGQDDQDEQDADATPEQTQEEQQDQSQAQVSMDEMAEDEMGDEAEMPDGEAPLEPPAPPPASEADPDYKVYLDTHDEEIAAEDLAEPAELERLRAYLDQQLEPLKGAVSRLANKLQRRLQAQQNRSWEFDREEGILDAGRLARVVANPTTPLSFKVEKDTEFRDTVVTLLLDNSGSMRGRPISIAAICADVLARTLERCNVKVEILGFTTRAWKGGQAREAWLNDGRPQQPGRLNDLRHIIYKGADAPWRRARPNLGLMMKEGLLKENIDGEALEWAHRRMLARREQRKILMVISDGAPVDDSTLSVNPANYLEKHLRDVIAMVEKRKMVELLAIGIGHDVTRYYDRAVTITDVEQLAGAMTEQLAALFDSDPRARARVMGMRKAG; translated from the coding sequence ATGGCACAGAAGAACGACAACCCTGCTGATCCGTTCAAGAAGGCCCTGGCCGAAGCAACCAAGGTCATGGCCGATGATCCCGAGCTGTCGGTGACTTATACGGTCGACCCTTCGGGCATGTCGGGCGAGTCGATGCGGCTGCCACAGGTCTCGCGCCGGATGACGCGCGAAGAAGTGCTGTTGGCGCGTGGCACGGCGGATGCCTTGGCGTTGCAGCGCAAGTATCATGACGACGCGACCCATGCGCGCTATGCGCCACCGGGTGATATGGCGCGGGATCTGTACGAAGCGATGGAGACCGCCCGCTGCGAAGCGATGGGCGCGCGGGACATGCCGGGCACCGCCAGCAATATTGACGTCAAGATCGGGCATGAAGCGATCCGGCGGGGCTATGATCAGTGCAAGCAACCCGCCGATGCACCTCTGTCGATTGCAGCAGGGTACCTGATCCGACATCTGGCCACCGGGCGTGATCTGCCCTCTGCCGCTGATAATATCATGAACCTGTGGCGTGGGTTCATCGAAGAGCAAGCTGGCGGAACGCTGGAAAATCTGGACGAAATCCTCTCGGACCAGGCGGAGTTTGCCAAATTCGCCCGTCAGGTGATCAAGGATCTTGGATATGGCGACCAGCTTGGGGAAGACCCGGACGAGCTGGACGACGAACAGGAAGACCAGGCCGAGGAAGACGCGGAGGAACAGCCCGATCCCGACAGCACCGGTCAGGATGATCAGGACGAACAGGACGCGGACGCAACACCTGAGCAGACGCAGGAGGAGCAGCAGGATCAGTCTCAGGCCCAGGTCTCGATGGACGAAATGGCCGAAGACGAGATGGGCGACGAGGCTGAGATGCCGGATGGCGAGGCGCCGCTGGAGCCGCCTGCCCCGCCGCCCGCATCCGAAGCGGATCCGGATTACAAGGTCTATCTGGACACCCATGACGAAGAGATCGCCGCCGAGGATCTGGCGGAACCGGCCGAGCTGGAACGTCTGCGGGCCTATCTGGATCAGCAGCTGGAGCCCTTGAAAGGGGCGGTATCGCGTCTGGCCAACAAGCTGCAACGCCGCTTGCAGGCGCAGCAGAACCGCAGCTGGGAGTTCGACCGCGAGGAAGGCATTCTGGACGCGGGCCGATTGGCACGTGTGGTCGCGAACCCCACCACTCCGCTGAGTTTCAAGGTCGAAAAGGACACCGAGTTCCGCGACACGGTGGTGACGCTGCTGCTGGACAATTCGGGGTCGATGCGGGGTCGTCCGATTTCGATCGCGGCCATTTGCGCGGATGTTCTGGCGCGGACGCTGGAGCGGTGCAACGTAAAGGTCGAAATTCTGGGCTTTACCACGCGGGCGTGGAAAGGCGGTCAGGCACGTGAGGCATGGCTGAACGATGGCCGCCCGCAGCAGCCGGGCCGTCTGAACGACCTGCGCCACATCATCTACAAGGGCGCGGACGCCCCTTGGCGTCGTGCGCGGCCCAATCTGGGGCTGATGATGAAAGAGGGCCTGCTGAAGGAAAACATCGATGGTGAAGCCCTGGAATGGGCACATCGCCGGATGCTGGCACGGCGCGAACAACGCAAGATCCTGATGGTGATCTCGGACGGTGCGCCGGTCGATGATTCGACGCTGAGCGTGAACCCGGCCAACTATCTGGAAAAACACCTGCGCGACGTGATCGCGATGGTCGAAAAACGCAAGATGGTCGAACTTTTGGCCATCGGGATCGGCCATGACGTGACCCGGTATTATGACCGGGCGGTGACTATTACCGATGTAGAGCAACTGGCCGGCGCGATGACCGAACAACTGGCGGCTCTGTTTGACAGTGACCCGCGGGCGCGGGCGCGGGTCATGGGGATGAGAAAGGCCGGCTGA